The segment TACAAGAAATCACCCAGAAGTTGAGCTAATAGTGCTTTTAATAGATGAGAGGCCAGAAGAGGTTACAGATATGCAACGCAGTGTGCGTGGTGAGGTATTTAGCTCTACATTTGACTTACCAGCATCAAATCATGTAAGGGTGGCTGAATTGGTGATAGAAAAGGCCAAAAGACTAGTAGAGATGGGAAAAGATGTTGTGATATTGCTTGATAGCATTACTCGCCTTGCTAGAGCGTATAACACAGTAACTCCAAGTAGCGGTAAGGTTTTAAGCGGTGGCGTGGATGCCAATGCCCTTCATAAACCAAAGAGATTTTTTGGTGCAGCTAGAAATATAGAAAATGGCGGAAGTCTAACGATAGTAGCGACCGCTTTGATCGATACAGGTTCTAGAATGGATGATGTGATATTTGAAGAGTTTAAAGGGACGGGTAATAGCGAAATTATCTTAGATCGCACCATTTCAGATCGTAGAATTTATCCAGCTGTAAATATACTCAAATCCGGCACTAGAAAAGATGAATTACTACAAGGTAGTGATGATTTAGGCAAAATTTGGGCTATACGAAATATTATAGCTACTATGGATGATATAGAGGCTCTTAAATTCCTATACTCTAAAATGTTAAAAACCAAAAACAATAAAGAGCTTTTAAGCATAATGAACGAATAAGGACTAAATTTGAAAGCTTTAGCACTCAAATATCGCCCAAAGAGCTTTGATGAATTAATAGGCCAAGATGTGGTGGCAAATACGCTATCTCACGCCTTAGACTCTAATAGATTAGGTCATGCGTATCTATTTTCGGGGCTTAGAGGGAGTGGCAAAACTAGTAGCGCTAGGATTTTTGCTAAGGCTTTATTGTGTCAAAAGGGTATAAGCGCTCATCCGTGCGAAGTTTGCCCAAATTGTATAATGGCTAATGAAAATCGACATATGGATATCATAGAGATGGACGCAGCAAGTCATCGTAAAATTGATGATATCAGAGAGCTAATCGAGCAGACAAAATACTCACCAAGTAGTGCGAGATTTAAGATATTTATCATTGATGAGGTTCATATGCTAACCAAAGAGGCCTTTAATGCGCTTTTAAAGACGCTTGAAGAGCCACCTGATTATGTTAAATTTATTTTAGCGACTACTGATCCGCTGAAATTACCAGCTACTGTTTTATCACGGACTCAACATTTTAGATTTCACTCTATTGCTAAGGCTAGTGTGGTGAAGCATTTGGAGTTTATATTAAATAAAGAAGGGATTGAATTTGAGCCAAGAGCCTTAGAGGTATTAGCTAGAAGTGGTGGTGGTAGCCTTAGAGATACTCTTACTTTGCTTGATCAAGCTATTATCTATTCACACGAAAAGCTCACACATAAGATTGTTGTAGATATGCTAGGACTACTTGATCCAGCCAAGATCGATGAGATATTTGCTGTTGTGAATTCCAAGGATAAAAATGAGCTTTTAAAGCTTTTAAGTGAGTTACAAAGCTATGATTCTAGCGCTATCATCGATGAGTTAATAGAGAATTTAAAATACAAATTTATCCATCAAAATAGCGAATTTTCTTTATTGATTTTTGAGAGATTTTTTAGAATTCTAAGCGAAGCAAAGTCAATGCTAAATAACTCTGCTGATCCTGAATTTGTGCTATTTATAACACTATTTATGATGGTTGAAGCCTTTAATCTTACTAATATAAATGATGCTATTTCGGCTTTGAAATCCACGCCAAATTTAGCCCCAAATCCACCATCATCAAATAAGCTTATATCATCACCATCAGCTTTAAAGCCAAAACCAAAAGATGATTATCAAATTTTTGTAGATCATCTCTATGATAAGAGTTATGAATTAGGCGTGCTTTTTGATGAGTGTGTGAGCTTAAAAGGGTTAGAAAATGGCCTTTTAACTCTTGATTTTGCTATGGATGATGAGCAATTAGCCTTTGCTAGAAAGCACTATAATGATGTGATTTTACCAGCTGCGAAGTCTATCTATGGTGAGTCTATTAAGCTAAATGTCAATAAGCAAACCCCCATAAAGCCAACTCCACTAAGCCAAGCTCCAATGCCACCAATAACCCAGCAAAATAGCGAGCCAAAAACGCAAATTAATGAGCCAAAACCTATTAATGAGCCTAGTAGTGTGTTGAGTTTAAAGTCATCGCTTAGCCAAGAGGATATGAATTTAAAAGAGTTAAAACGGCTGTTTGGAGAGCCGCAGATTTTATCAAATAGTTAGGAAAATTATGGAAAATATAAGAAATTTCAGCATTATAGCCCATATAGATCATGGTAAAAGCACGCTAGCAGACCGCATTATAACAGAGTGTGGCGCTGTAGATGAGAGATCTATGAGCTCTCAAGTCATGGATACAATGGATATAGAAAAAGAGCGCGGAATCACCATAAAAGCGCAATCTGTAA is part of the Campylobacter lanienae NCTC 13004 genome and harbors:
- a CDS encoding DNA polymerase III subunit gamma/tau; the protein is MKALALKYRPKSFDELIGQDVVANTLSHALDSNRLGHAYLFSGLRGSGKTSSARIFAKALLCQKGISAHPCEVCPNCIMANENRHMDIIEMDAASHRKIDDIRELIEQTKYSPSSARFKIFIIDEVHMLTKEAFNALLKTLEEPPDYVKFILATTDPLKLPATVLSRTQHFRFHSIAKASVVKHLEFILNKEGIEFEPRALEVLARSGGGSLRDTLTLLDQAIIYSHEKLTHKIVVDMLGLLDPAKIDEIFAVVNSKDKNELLKLLSELQSYDSSAIIDELIENLKYKFIHQNSEFSLLIFERFFRILSEAKSMLNNSADPEFVLFITLFMMVEAFNLTNINDAISALKSTPNLAPNPPSSNKLISSPSALKPKPKDDYQIFVDHLYDKSYELGVLFDECVSLKGLENGLLTLDFAMDDEQLAFARKHYNDVILPAAKSIYGESIKLNVNKQTPIKPTPLSQAPMPPITQQNSEPKTQINEPKPINEPSSVLSLKSSLSQEDMNLKELKRLFGEPQILSNS
- the rho gene encoding transcription termination factor Rho yields the protein MESKETTQQTKKQHTRTHTPVDGYKIEELRLQDLDSLVAIAEEVGVQNPREFRRQELVFEILKAQTKQGGFILFTGILEIVEGGYGFLRSTDANLSDSANDTYVSLSQIKKFALRVGDIITGQVREPREQEKYYALLKIEAINYKSIAEAKERPLFDNLTPLFPNQKIQLEYDPMKLTGRVLDLFTPIGKGQRGLIVAPPRTGKTELMKELAHGITRNHPEVELIVLLIDERPEEVTDMQRSVRGEVFSSTFDLPASNHVRVAELVIEKAKRLVEMGKDVVILLDSITRLARAYNTVTPSSGKVLSGGVDANALHKPKRFFGAARNIENGGSLTIVATALIDTGSRMDDVIFEEFKGTGNSEIILDRTISDRRIYPAVNILKSGTRKDELLQGSDDLGKIWAIRNIIATMDDIEALKFLYSKMLKTKNNKELLSIMNE